A single region of the Salvia splendens isolate huo1 chromosome 18, SspV2, whole genome shotgun sequence genome encodes:
- the LOC121777520 gene encoding apyrase 2-like isoform X2, which yields MEKVLKRNRQHETFSDKFQRWRGAMLLVFVPLLLITFVLFLMPSRSSPDSIPRKFAPEFMSKKYAVIFDAGSSGSRVHVFCFNKQLDLVPMGDELELFVQLSPGLSAYAKDSEAAAKSLSELLEKAEAAVPEELRSITPVKVGATAGLRQLEGDASDKILQAVRDYLKKKSSFKSKDDWVTVLDGNQEGAYQWVTINYLLGNLGKEYSSTVGVVDLGGGSVQMAYAISESDAAKAPKVSGGEESYVQEMYLKGRKYYLYIHSYLHYGLLAARAEILKISQESEDPCLLAGYDGSYKYGPTEYKASALPSGSSHSKCREAAIKALKVNESCTHMKCTFGGIWNGGGGDGLKNLFVASFFFDRAAEAGFINPNLAVATVRPSDIEEAAKQACQTRLEDAKASYPRVKPENLPFMCMDLVYQVTLLVDGLGIDPWQTITLVKKVKYQNSLVEAAWPLGSAIEAVSSPA from the exons ATGGAGAAGGTTTTGAAGAGAAACAGGCAGCACGAGACCTTTTCGGACAAGTTCCAGAGATGGCGTGGTGCGATGCTATTGGTTTTTGTCCCTCTCCTGCTGATTACCTTTGTGCTATTTCTCATGCCCTCGAGATCGTCTCCTGATTCTATCCCTCGAAAGTTTGCGCCCGAATTCATGTCTAAGAAATACGCGGTTATCTTTGATGCTGGAAGTTCTGGCAGTCGGGTGCACGTCTTCTGCTTTAACAAGCAGCTAGATCTTGTTCCCATGGGAGACGAACTTGAGCTTTTTGTGCAG TTGTCACCGGGTCTGAGTGCATATGCAAAGGACTCTGAGGCTGCTGCAAAATCACTATCAGAACTACTTGAAAAGGCTGAAGCAGCAGTTCCCGAAGAGCTGAGGTCCATTACACCAGTTAAAGTTGGG GCTACTGCTGGGCTAAGGCAATTGGAAGGTGATGCATCTGACAAGATTTTACAAGCA GTGAGGGattatttgaagaaaaaaagCTCATTTAAATCAAAGGATGACTGGGTCACAGTTTTGGATGGCAATCAGGAAGGTGCTTACCAATGG GTGACTATAAACTATTTATTGGGAAATCTGGGAAAAGAGTACTCCAGTACTGTTGGAGTGGTTGATCTCGGGGGTGGTTCTGTTCAAATGGCATATGCCATCTCGGAGTCAGATGCGGCTAAAGCTCCTAAAGTATCTGGTGGAGAGGAGTCATACGTGCAGGAAATGTATCTCAAGGGAAGAAAATATTATCTTTATATTCACAG TTACCTACATTATGGGTTATTGGCTGCTCGAGCTGAGATTTTGAAAATTAGTCAAGAATCTGAGGATCCATGTCTACTTGCGGGCTATGATG GTTCTTACAAATATGGGCCAACAGAGTACAAGGCTTCTGCTTTACCCTCTGGCTCCAGCCACAGCAAATGTAGGGAGGCAGCTATTAAGGCTCTAAAAGTCAATGAATCTTGTACACATATGAAATGTACGTTTGGGGGCATCTGGAATGGTGGGGGAGGCGATGGCCTGAAGAACTTATTCGTTGCTTCATTTTTCTTCGACAGAGCTGCTGAG GCTGGTTTTATCAACCCAAATCTGGCTGTTGCAACAGTTCGTCCATCTGATATTGAGGAAGCAGCTAAACAAGCGTGTCAAACTCGTCTTGAAGATGCCAAGGCTTCGTATCCTCGTGTGAAACCAGAAAACCTTCCATTCATGTGCATGGACCTTGTTTATCAGGTTACTCTGCTTGTTGATGGATTAG GCATTGATCCATGGCAAACGATTACATTGGTGAAAAAAGTTAAATACCAGAATTCACTGGTCGAAGCAGCGTGGCCGCTGGGCAGCGCCATCGAAGCTGTTTCATCACCCGCCTAA
- the LOC121777520 gene encoding apyrase 2-like isoform X1 has protein sequence MEGARSFWKGVEPGELESVQDTQPLKSGGGNGQIRFRSPSAAELSDAQQQVQMEKVLKRNRQHETFSDKFQRWRGAMLLVFVPLLLITFVLFLMPSRSSPDSIPRKFAPEFMSKKYAVIFDAGSSGSRVHVFCFNKQLDLVPMGDELELFVQLSPGLSAYAKDSEAAAKSLSELLEKAEAAVPEELRSITPVKVGATAGLRQLEGDASDKILQAVRDYLKKKSSFKSKDDWVTVLDGNQEGAYQWVTINYLLGNLGKEYSSTVGVVDLGGGSVQMAYAISESDAAKAPKVSGGEESYVQEMYLKGRKYYLYIHSYLHYGLLAARAEILKISQESEDPCLLAGYDGSYKYGPTEYKASALPSGSSHSKCREAAIKALKVNESCTHMKCTFGGIWNGGGGDGLKNLFVASFFFDRAAEAGFINPNLAVATVRPSDIEEAAKQACQTRLEDAKASYPRVKPENLPFMCMDLVYQVTLLVDGLGIDPWQTITLVKKVKYQNSLVEAAWPLGSAIEAVSSPA, from the exons ATGGAAGGAGCTAGATCATTTT GGAAAGGAGTCGAGCCGGGAGAGCTGGAGTCGGTGCAGGACACTCAGCCATTGAAGTCTGGTGGGGGGAACGGCCAGATTCGATTTCGATCGCCGTCTGCGGCTGAGCTTTCGGATGCGCAGCAGCAAGTTCAGATGGAGAAGGTTTTGAAGAGAAACAGGCAGCACGAGACCTTTTCGGACAAGTTCCAGAGATGGCGTGGTGCGATGCTATTGGTTTTTGTCCCTCTCCTGCTGATTACCTTTGTGCTATTTCTCATGCCCTCGAGATCGTCTCCTGATTCTATCCCTCGAAAGTTTGCGCCCGAATTCATGTCTAAGAAATACGCGGTTATCTTTGATGCTGGAAGTTCTGGCAGTCGGGTGCACGTCTTCTGCTTTAACAAGCAGCTAGATCTTGTTCCCATGGGAGACGAACTTGAGCTTTTTGTGCAG TTGTCACCGGGTCTGAGTGCATATGCAAAGGACTCTGAGGCTGCTGCAAAATCACTATCAGAACTACTTGAAAAGGCTGAAGCAGCAGTTCCCGAAGAGCTGAGGTCCATTACACCAGTTAAAGTTGGG GCTACTGCTGGGCTAAGGCAATTGGAAGGTGATGCATCTGACAAGATTTTACAAGCA GTGAGGGattatttgaagaaaaaaagCTCATTTAAATCAAAGGATGACTGGGTCACAGTTTTGGATGGCAATCAGGAAGGTGCTTACCAATGG GTGACTATAAACTATTTATTGGGAAATCTGGGAAAAGAGTACTCCAGTACTGTTGGAGTGGTTGATCTCGGGGGTGGTTCTGTTCAAATGGCATATGCCATCTCGGAGTCAGATGCGGCTAAAGCTCCTAAAGTATCTGGTGGAGAGGAGTCATACGTGCAGGAAATGTATCTCAAGGGAAGAAAATATTATCTTTATATTCACAG TTACCTACATTATGGGTTATTGGCTGCTCGAGCTGAGATTTTGAAAATTAGTCAAGAATCTGAGGATCCATGTCTACTTGCGGGCTATGATG GTTCTTACAAATATGGGCCAACAGAGTACAAGGCTTCTGCTTTACCCTCTGGCTCCAGCCACAGCAAATGTAGGGAGGCAGCTATTAAGGCTCTAAAAGTCAATGAATCTTGTACACATATGAAATGTACGTTTGGGGGCATCTGGAATGGTGGGGGAGGCGATGGCCTGAAGAACTTATTCGTTGCTTCATTTTTCTTCGACAGAGCTGCTGAG GCTGGTTTTATCAACCCAAATCTGGCTGTTGCAACAGTTCGTCCATCTGATATTGAGGAAGCAGCTAAACAAGCGTGTCAAACTCGTCTTGAAGATGCCAAGGCTTCGTATCCTCGTGTGAAACCAGAAAACCTTCCATTCATGTGCATGGACCTTGTTTATCAGGTTACTCTGCTTGTTGATGGATTAG GCATTGATCCATGGCAAACGATTACATTGGTGAAAAAAGTTAAATACCAGAATTCACTGGTCGAAGCAGCGTGGCCGCTGGGCAGCGCCATCGAAGCTGTTTCATCACCCGCCTAA